The following is a genomic window from Collimonas fungivorans Ter331.
GAAGATCGAGTATACAGACCTGACACCTGCTCAGTTTTCTGCGAGGATTCAAGGCTTTACCGACAAACTGAGCCCGCTGTTCAAGGAATCGGCGCGGCTGGAGAAAGAGATCAAAAAACAATTGGTAGGGTTGCAGTATGAGTAACGCGATCAATACCAGAAAATCATTTTCTGGAAAAGCCAGTCCTTTACATAAGCTGTGTTTCTCAATAACGGATTGTCATCACTCAACGCCGAGATGGTGCGATGATGGAAAAATTGTTGTTAGAAATTTCAACATTAAGAACGGTAAGCTCGATTTAAGCTGCCCTTCTTATACAGATGAGAAAACTTTCAAAGAACGGATCTCGCGTGCTAAGCCTGAGGCAGGTGACTTAATCATCACTCGCGAAGCTCCTATGGGGGAGCTCTGCGTTATCCCGGCGGGCATAGAGTGTTGTCTTGGTCAAAGAATGGTCCTAATAAAACCTGACCCGAAGAAGATAGGCAGTAGGTATCTCCTCTACGCAATGCTCTCCGAATTTGTTCAAGGTCAAATAAATCGAAGTGACAAAACAGGCTCAATCGTTAGTAATTTGCGGATTCCTTTACTGAAGGAGCTCGAGATTCCCTTGATCGATGGGAGCGAAGAGATCGCAGCCGTCCTTTCCACCATTGACGCTAAGATCGACTGCAACAATCGCATAAGCGCCGAGCTAGAGGCCATGGCCAAGACTTTGTTCGACTATTGGTTTGTACAATTCAACTTCCCTGACGCCAACGGCAAGCCCTACAAATCCTCTGGTGGGAAGATGGTTCACAACGCCATCCTGAAACGGGAGATTCCGAAGGGATGGGCCGACTCAAGCATTCAGGCTATAGCTGATCTGCTCGGTGGTGGAACGCCTACAAAAAAGAAGTCAGAATACTGGGGGGGCGATATCCCATTCTTCACTCCTACGGATGCTGACGGAACTATCTTTAAATTTTCCACAGCAGATTACATTACCGACGATGGCTTGAAAGGCAGTAGTACCAAGCTCTTCGGCAAGAATACTGTTTTCATCACTGCGCGTGGATCTGTGGGTAGGTTGGTATTGGCTGGAGTCGACATGGCTATGAACCAGTCCTGTTATGCACTGCGTGCCAAGCCGGGCGTTAGCCATGTCTTTCTGTTTTATCTAGCTAAGGAATTGATTCATCATCTGCATGTCAAGTCTTCCGGTTCGGTCTTCAATTCGATCGTCTCGAATGACATCGAACTGACCAATCTTGCGATTCCAAAAGGTGAGGTCATTACAAAATTTGCCGCGGTCGTTGAGCCAATGTTCGAGAAAATTGGGAACAACACCAAGGAAAACCAGCATCTCGCTACACTTCGTGACTGGCTCTTGCCCATGCTGATGAATGGCCAAGTGACGACTGCATGAAGGAGTAACAATTTCGGGCACGACAAGAACTCATTTGCACAATAGTATTTCATTGCCGCGAAAGATCTCGTCGTGTAAGCCTTGCCCTCCACGCAACAAAAAATAATCTCTTCTACTCGTCCCTGTGCCAGACTAGTAATCGTTATCGGTGTCAGCGTTCATAATGCCGCTGGCCATTGAAGCCTTTCCCATCGCTCCCTCAATCAGCTCCAGGAGTGCCGCCTTCCGCGCTTGGTAGAACTCCTCGAAATCGTCTGCGCGCAGCGCATTTGCGTCGATCCGATGACTCGTTAGCAAGGCATTCATTCCTTCGTCCGACAACTGCACCTGTTTGTGTCCCTGTAGTTTGCTGAGGTATGCCGATGGAGCTGATCCACCAATCATGCGGTTTGCCTTGTAGGAAATCGGAGTCTTGTTGACGATAGCGTTGTAGGTGGCACGCTTGATACCCTGCTTCTCGCACCAGTCCTGCGGGAAGATATGGTGGATGTCCAAAGCGATGTCCTCTTGGTCCAGCTCCTGAATCTTGGCCTTCCAGAAAAAATCTTCCGCACCCTCACGTAATACCAACATGTTAATGCCCTTGTATGCAGCACTCAAGCGTGACCACAGACGATCCAACCGGTCGGGACTGAAGGTCGCTTCCAAGACAGTGCGTGGTACAGCTCTCTCATCCTTTACCCACCCCAGCAGCTCTTCCACATCGTTAGCAATTCGCGTTTCCACAGCGCCGCCATAAAGCTCGCCTAACACGCCGCACCAATACCAGCGCGACAACTTCGCATGAATCATCGGCTCCAACCAGCGTTCCTTTAGAATCGCCAGCACGGCAGCCAAAGGTGCAAGTTGGGTCCGGTATGGCAGCTCACGCGGGTCTCGTATATGTTCCTTACGCAGAAATTTGGCCACAAGCATGAAGCCTTGCTCAACTGGAGCTGCCCATTTTTTATAGTCCGGCAACTCAAGGGCCAATATCGCTACTCGCTTGGCGCTCACCGGCGCGACCTGTTTGTCCTTCTTCCCCGCTGCCAGATCAATCTGGCGCTTCTCCAGCGTGTGAAGCATGGTCACAGCTTGAAGGAAGTCTGTGGTTTCCACCTGCTGCAGCACCGGCTCTTTGCACAGCCGCTCTTGTCGCGACTGCACATTGCGCTGCTTACTGCCATACCAGTCGTCTCGCAGGTTGTAACCGTCGGCCGCGTAGGTCGCGGTCATCAACTCAAACACATTAAGCGGAACGCCACCGGTATTAACCTTCTCGAACACCAAGCACACTGCTTCCTTTGAGGTAGCCTTATGTAACTGAATCACCGGTAGTTGGTAGTTGCGAAACGCCCCAAGTACGTCTTTACGGAACCGCATGTACAACCCAAAGTGCTCTGACGCGTGTTCTTGTAGTGCTTCTTCCCAAGCATCGGAGTTGAGAATTTGGTCACAGGGAAAATACAGTTGTGCGCACTCCTTGATCGGGCTGCTCAAATCAAGTACCGTGTCGCGGCCAAAATTGGAGCGCAGAATACGGTCCGGTTCGAGAGCCAAAATAGCGTCGTCGAGTCTGTCACCGCCTTCCAGTGCGGTGGGGATATGCCAATAGTAGTGGCGCTCAATCGCTTTGCCCTTGTCGGTACGCGTTTTCACTGCCGATTTCAAGGCCAATACCTGTGTCAACGTAGTCAGCCGTTGCTGTCCGTCCAGGATCAGCAGCTCCGCCTCAGCAGCACTCCCAGGTAGCACCACGCCCTCCACTGCCCGGAGTTGAAAACGTGCTTCGCCGCCCGTTTCTAGTAGCATCACCGCACCCACTGGGAAGGAGCGCGCCACGCTCACAAGAAGGCTGCGAATATGGTCATCGTCCCAAACCCAGCCACGCTGGAAGTCAGGGAGCTGAATCTTACCCCTCGCTATTTCCGTTAGAATTTCTGGCAGTAGGCGTTTAGTGCTATCGAAAGTACTCATGCGATAAATGTGTGTGTAGTTATATTACTGGTTTGTCTCACCAGTGCGTCGTCAATCTAAATCTGCTCGATGCCCCCACCCCGCCTGTTGTACGGCAGGCCTGATGAATTTATTGCTCCATTCTCTACATTGCAACACAATCCGATCATGCTGCTTTTTTAGCAATTTAGGAATCTAGCCGGCCATTATGAATTTGGGTCTTGCTCTAGATACTTAACGTCAATTCCGCCGGCGTTCATGGCAAGTATTTGCCCATCTCGTTTGGCGATCTTGGACCCGCTCGCTTAGATAATTCGATGAGGGATGCTTTCGTCAAGCCAGTCCTCATCCAGCCCATGCGATTCTTCAAAACACCTCGCTGACTACTCGGTAAGAGTTCTCCTCATTGCATGTTCCGGAAGTGCTTCCTCCGCATCACGGCAGCGAGCGTTCGACGCCATCTCCCAGAACTCGGAGTGAGGAAAGCATGCAGGTTTGATAGTCTTAGATTGGCATTGGATGGGAAAGTTGTCTAGTAATAAATCTATGCTGCCTCGTAAGAGTTTTCAAAGAAACATCAAATTAGATGCGTGGGGACTAACCGCATTATCATAATCAGCACTTTTACAAAAGAACCCGGCGATTATTCGCCGTGCATCATTGATTACATTTCTAGTATTTGGGCTCACCCAGATTCTTGCCAACATTACCATGGGTTCGCTTACAATCTCGCACAATGACCTGAGATGGAGGTTCAGTCCAATAGCGGTTATCCGCCGCAGGATAGCCAACCGATCTTTCATATCAAATCGACGACGAATAACTCAGTTCGTTGTATTTTTTACTTCTAAACGGAGTTAGAACGATATGAACGAACTATTTGCGAAGTTGACAAACCTTAGCTATGAAATCTTCGGAGTATTTTTGCCAGGGATGGTGACGAGCATGTTCGCGATACTACTCTGGGCAGCACTTGGCAACTTAGCACCTTACTGGACTCACGATGTCCTTCCTATTTTTGTGCTGGACACCCTTAGAGCATTGATTAACTCTCTCAACGTTGCAAGTGGAATCGGTGCCGGAATCCCAATTCTTGGTATATGGTACTTTCTTGGTCATATTATTCTATGGATTGGAAGATCGGGTAAAGCTAGAGCGGATGCGATGTCAGCGCCTTTCAGGCGGCTCGGTTTATCTTTGATTTTCCGAATCCCTAGACCTGTAGAACCATTCAACACAAAACTCGATCCGCTGTTTGATCTGGCGAAAAAGAATTTTGTGACGGATGGCTTAACTATGGAATGGCGTCAATTTTTCCCGGTTGCAAAAATCTTTCTTTCTCAGCGGCTTACAACTTCGCTGGTTACAACATACCAAAACAAGTACACGTTCCATCGATCTGTCGTAACTATAAGTGCTTTGTTATTTTGGGTGTCAATTCTCGCCTTGAGCTGTGCATACATCTCGGTACGAGCGGGTGCCCCAGCACCATATTGGTGGGCGCTTTTTACTTTAGCTGTTGGCGCCATCATCTTCGTCTGGAACTTCTCAGCCAGTTATCTGTATCATTGGGAGATGTTCGGGAATTCCATTGTCACTGAAACGTATTCGCTTTTGTATGCCCCAAAAGATGCTTCAAATCCAAAGTAAAAACCTTGTTGTTATTGATCTCGAGACCAGCGGCGTCAATCCGTTTCGACACGATGTCCTGGCAATTGGACTTGCGCCTGTGTCGATACGCTCCGCAGAACGTGTTATTTATGTGCGATCTCCGCAAATCTGCTGGAGTCCATATGCCAAGAAAAATTTCGAAAAATTTTCAGCTGATTGGGAAATAGAAGCAATTGAGCCCATTGCTGCTTGTGAAGAATTAGAGCGCTATTTTCTGCAAATTTTTGATGGTGAGCCAGCCGTAGCAATTGGGCATAACGTCGGTTTCGACGTTGCGTTTTTACGTAAGCTAGCTTTTTTAGCGGCAAAAGATGAAATAGTAGGTTTATCGCATCGAGCGCTCGACACGCACACGATCTTGCACCTCCTTTTCCTTAAAGGCGCTATTCCAGCCTCGGCGGTCAAATCTGACGGCGCTTTTGAATATTTTGGAATTGATATTCCAGAAAAGCAAAGACACACGGCCTTGGGCGATGCCATAGCCACACGTAAGCTATTTTTTAAGTTACTGGAAGCCCTGGGGATCTCCGGTAGTGCGACGATTTAAGCATCCCGCAAGTCTAAAAGAGTCCACCTCAAAAAGGATCCGGGGTCAAGTTTTGCAATGACATATTATGTAGTTGGCCAGTCATCGAATACGTTATTGCAAGACTTGACCCCAACCTTCATGCAGAGCGGCTGCCAATACACCATGGAATGCTTGCGACGAACATTCGATATCCAGTCATCTTGCGACCCAATGCAGCTCGCTGCGCCTGATTCATTGATGCAGAAAACCGCTATTTGGTGCATTGCTTTATGCGAGACTCCTAACGTCCCAAGGTGCACCATCTATATATTCAACTTTTTGAATTTCTGGGCATCGAGGGTGTCTGCTGAAGCGAACATGTAAGTAAAGCCGTTTCGTTCAGTCCGACAATCAATATTCAATATTGACTAACTTGAAAAAAATTGACAATTTGCAATTTTTCTATCAGTATATTCGTACTTCCTAAGGGGAAGAACGGAGTCACTCTCATACGCGGTTACGTGCCGCGACATTGGAGGTGAAGAGTCAACTC
Proteins encoded in this region:
- a CDS encoding restriction endonuclease subunit S, which encodes MSNAINTRKSFSGKASPLHKLCFSITDCHHSTPRWCDDGKIVVRNFNIKNGKLDLSCPSYTDEKTFKERISRAKPEAGDLIITREAPMGELCVIPAGIECCLGQRMVLIKPDPKKIGSRYLLYAMLSEFVQGQINRSDKTGSIVSNLRIPLLKELEIPLIDGSEEIAAVLSTIDAKIDCNNRISAELEAMAKTLFDYWFVQFNFPDANGKPYKSSGGKMVHNAILKREIPKGWADSSIQAIADLLGGGTPTKKKSEYWGGDIPFFTPTDADGTIFKFSTADYITDDGLKGSSTKLFGKNTVFITARGSVGRLVLAGVDMAMNQSCYALRAKPGVSHVFLFYLAKELIHHLHVKSSGSVFNSIVSNDIELTNLAIPKGEVITKFAAVVEPMFEKIGNNTKENQHLATLRDWLLPMLMNGQVTTA
- a CDS encoding DUF262 domain-containing protein, with the translated sequence MSTFDSTKRLLPEILTEIARGKIQLPDFQRGWVWDDDHIRSLLVSVARSFPVGAVMLLETGGEARFQLRAVEGVVLPGSAAEAELLILDGQQRLTTLTQVLALKSAVKTRTDKGKAIERHYYWHIPTALEGGDRLDDAILALEPDRILRSNFGRDTVLDLSSPIKECAQLYFPCDQILNSDAWEEALQEHASEHFGLYMRFRKDVLGAFRNYQLPVIQLHKATSKEAVCLVFEKVNTGGVPLNVFELMTATYAADGYNLRDDWYGSKQRNVQSRQERLCKEPVLQQVETTDFLQAVTMLHTLEKRQIDLAAGKKDKQVAPVSAKRVAILALELPDYKKWAAPVEQGFMLVAKFLRKEHIRDPRELPYRTQLAPLAAVLAILKERWLEPMIHAKLSRWYWCGVLGELYGGAVETRIANDVEELLGWVKDERAVPRTVLEATFSPDRLDRLWSRLSAAYKGINMLVLREGAEDFFWKAKIQELDQEDIALDIHHIFPQDWCEKQGIKRATYNAIVNKTPISYKANRMIGGSAPSAYLSKLQGHKQVQLSDEGMNALLTSHRIDANALRADDFEEFYQARKAALLELIEGAMGKASMASGIMNADTDNDY
- a CDS encoding exonuclease domain-containing protein; translated protein: MLQIQSKNLVVIDLETSGVNPFRHDVLAIGLAPVSIRSAERVIYVRSPQICWSPYAKKNFEKFSADWEIEAIEPIAACEELERYFLQIFDGEPAVAIGHNVGFDVAFLRKLAFLAAKDEIVGLSHRALDTHTILHLLFLKGAIPASAVKSDGAFEYFGIDIPEKQRHTALGDAIATRKLFFKLLEALGISGSATI